Proteins from a genomic interval of Amphiprion ocellaris isolate individual 3 ecotype Okinawa unplaced genomic scaffold, ASM2253959v1 Aocel_unscaffolded279, whole genome shotgun sequence:
- the LOC129348484 gene encoding NACHT, LRR and PYD domains-containing protein 3-like, which translates to MDECEDREEGVPPSKSSLCGEQENQSKAQRNPPGPGPGPGHEPGPGPGPASSCVSFKSDQSKDLYFEFKEPQPPEVRVKKKRRKKKKIHQRPESSGPGPGSASSCVSFKSDWSKDIIFDFKGEPGPAAEGVEQQNSEVPRAQSVQQHHLDSIFMLLEDNMVTFVKKELKKMQKVVSPDYPECLESQREDEEELEGDDEEQRSSREMFQQITVLFLRRMKQEKLADCLQSKFPAGVCGRELKYGLKKKFQRVFEGIAKAGQPTLLNEIYTELYITEGGTAEVNDEHEVRQIEAASRKADRAERSIRAEDIFKGSPGRDRPIRTVMTKGVAGIGKTVLTQKLTLDWAEDKSNQDIHFMFPLTFRELNVLKERKFSLMELVHHFFSETKAAGICSFEDFQVVLIFDGLDECRLPLDFHNNEVLTDVRESTSVDVLLTNLIRGKLLPSARLWITTRPAAANQIPPDCVDMVTEVRGFTDPQKEEYFRKRSRDEEQASSIISHMKKSRSLHIMCHIPVFCWITATVLEELLRTRDGGDLPRTLTEMFIHHLVVQAKVKKVKYDGGAETDPHWSPDSRRMIE; encoded by the exons ATGGATGAgtgtgaggacagagaggagggagtccCTCCCTCTAAAAGCTCTCTGTGTGGGGAACAGGAGAACCAGAGCAAAGCTCAGAG GAAtccacctggacctggacctggacctggacatgaacctggacctggacctggacctgcgtccagctgtgtgtccttcAAGAGCGACCAGTCTAAGGatctttattttgaatttaaagaACCTCAACCTCCTGAAGTAAgagtaaagaagaaaagaagaaaaaagaagaa AATCCATCAGAGACCAGAGTcctctggacctggacctggatctgcatccagctgtgtgtccttcAAGAGCGACTGGTCTAAGGATATTATTTTTGACTTTAAAGGAGAACCAGGTCCTGCTGCAGAGGG agtggagcagcagaactcaGAGGTTCCCAGAGCTCAgtctgtccagcagcatcacctgGACTCCATATTCATG ctgctggaggacaacATGGTGACttttgtgaagaaggagctgaagaagatgCAGAAGGTTGTGAGTCCAGATTACCCAGAATGCTTAGAGAgtcagagggaggatgaggaggagttggagggtgatgatgaagagcagaggagcagcagagagatgtTTCAGCAGATTACAGTGTTGTTCctgaggaggatgaagcagGAGAAGCTGGCTGACTGTCTGCAGAGCA aatTTCCTGCTGGAGTTTGTGGACGTGAACTAAAATATGGTCTGAAGAAGAAGTTCCAGAGAGTGTTTGAGGGCATCGCTAAAGCAGGACAGCCGACCCTCCTGAATGAGatctacacagagctgtacatcacagagggagggactgcagaggtcaatgatgaacatgaggtcagacagattgaagcagcatccaggaaagcagacagagcagaaagaAGCATCAGAGCAGAAGACATCTTTAAAGGCTCACCTGGAAGAGATAGACCAATCAGAACAGTGATGACAAAGGGAGTGGCTGGCATCGGGAAAACAGTGTTAACACAGAAGTTGACTCTGGACTGGGCTGAAGACAAAAGCAACCAGGACATCCACTTCATGTTTCCATTGACTTTCAGAgagctgaatgtgctgaaagagagaaagttcaGCTTGATGGAACTTGTTCATCACTTCTTCAGTGAAACCAAAGCAGCAGGAATCTGCAGCTTTGAAGACTTCCAGGTTGTGTTGATCTTTGACGGTCTGGATGAGTGTCGCcttcctctggacttccacaacaatgagGTCCTGACTGATGTTAGAGAGTCCACCTcagtggatgtgctgctgacaaacctGATCAGGGGGAAGCTGCTTCCTTCTGCTCGCCTCTGGATAACCAcacgacctgcagcagccaatcagatccctccTGACTGTGTGGACATGGTGACGGAGGTCAGAGGGTTCACCGACCCACAGAAAGAGGAGTACTTCAGGAAGAGATccagagatgaggagcaggccagcagcatcatctcccacatgaagaagtcacgaagcctccacatcatgtgccacatcccagtgttctgctggatcactgctacagttctggaggagctgctgagaacCAGAGATGGAGGAGATCTGCCCAGAACCCTGACTGAGATGTTCATCC